The Thermobifida halotolerans sequence TCGGCCTCACCCGGTGGGGCGCGCGGCGGTGATCCGGCGGAAGGCCGCTTCCATGGCCTCTGTGAGGCCGGTCCGGCCGCTCTCCGCGGCGACCAGCGCCGTGCGGTAGCACGCCACGGCCGTCCCCACGGCGAGGGTCGCGGTCTCGGGGGTGGCTCCGTACCGGGTGAGCAGGTCGGTGGCGGTCTGGACGTAGCGCTGTTCCTTCAGCAGGTTGCGCGCGGTCAGCGCGGGGTTGTCCCGGATCAGCCGCTCGCGCACGCTCTTCCACTCCGACCGGGCGATGCGCGCCGCGACCTCCCGCACGCCCGCGTGGGCGACGGCGAGGGAGTCCTCCAGCGAGTCACCGATGGGGGCCAGGGGGGAGGCGGCCCGTTCGATCTCCGCGGTGAGCGCGTCCAGCAGCACTCCGTCCTCGGCGAAGAGAACCTCCTGCTTGTCGGTGAAGTACCGGAAGAAGGTGGTGCGTCCGACCTCGGCGCGTTCGGCGATCTCGTTCACCGTGACCGCCTCGAAGCCGCGCTCGGCGAACAGGCCCATGGCCGCCTCGACGATCGCGTCCCTGGTGCGGAGCTGTTTTCGTGCGCGGAGTGAGAGACCGCTGCGCTCGTCCACTTCTGCCACGTGCCCAGGGTAACCGGGCCCACTTCCCCTATTTCGTGGAACCTAGTACCTTTTGGTACTGAGTTCCACATTGGTGCGCGGTACGCCGCGCGGAAAGGCGGAAGACAGATGAACGCGACCAGATCCGTGCTCGTCACCGGCGCGTCGTCCGGCCTCGGCAGGCACGCCGCGGCCGACTTGGCCAAAGCGGGCTGGCACGTGGTGCTGGGCTGCCGCGACGTACAGCGGGGAGCGGACGCCGCGGCGTGGATCCGCGGTCGGCACCCCGACGCGAGCCTGGAGGTCCTCGAGATGGACCTCGCCTCCCTGGCCTCGGTGAGATCGGCGGCGCCGCGACTCGCGTCGGCGGACCGGCCGCCGCTGCACGCCGTGGTCTGCAACGCGGGGGTCCAGGTGGTCGACGGCATCCGGAGGTCCGCCGACGGCCACGAACTGACCTTCGCCACCAACCACCTGGGCCATTTCCTGCTGGTCCGACTGCTGCTCGACCACATCGCCGAACCGGGGCGCGTGGTGTTCGTCGCCAGCAACACCCACCTCGGCCCGGAGCACAGCTACGGCTTCCCCGGGCCGGTGTGGGCGGATCCGATCCGGCTCGCCGACCCCGAGCGCTCCCCCGTGGACGGCTCCCCGAAGGGCGGTCGGCAGCGCTACGCCACCTCCAAGCTCGCCAACGTCTACACCACCTACGAGCTGGCCCGTCGCCTGGGCGAGCGGCGGATCACCGCCAACGCCTTCGACCCGGGGCTGATGCCGCAGACCGGCCTGTCCCGCGACTATCCGCCGCTGCTGCGGCGGATCTACCTGGCGCTGGCCCCGGTGATGATCCGTCTGCTGTCCCGCGCGTACTCGGTGGAGGACGCGGCCTCCGCCCTGGCCTGGCTGGTGGACTCCCCCGAACCGGCCGAGGTGACCGGCGGCTACTTCGTGCTCAGGCGGCAGCAGCCCAGCTCCCCGGAGTCCTACGACCAGGAGCGCGCGGCCGAGCTGTGGCGCGCCTCAGAGGAGCTGACCGGCGTGCGGGTCTGAACGGCCCCGGACGGGAGCGGCGGAGCGCAAAGAAGCGGCCTCCACCGGGTTTTCCCCGGTGGAGGCCGCTTCTGTGAGGTGTGGCAGGTGTAGGGTTCGAACCTACGTAGGCTGAGCCGGCAGATTTACAGTCTGCTCCCTTTGGCCGCTCGGGCAACCTGCCTGGTGGCGCGCTCGCCTTTCGCCTCGCGCATGAACGAGGATAGCGGACAGCGGCGCAGACACGAAATCGAATACCCGCGCCCCACGCCCCGCGCCCCACGGTGTTCGGACCTCCGGCGGGCTAAGCTCTGTCACTGCTGTGGCCGGGGCGGCGCGCCGCCCCGGCCACCGACCGATCGCCGTCCGGGGCCGCACCAGGCGGCCCCGGCCCAACACACCTCGGGGGTGCGAGCACACGTGGCTGCCGAATCCAGCTTCGACATCGTCTCCAAACTCGACCGGCAGGAGGTGGACAACGCGGTCAACCAGACCGGCCGGGAACTGTCCCAGCGCTTCGACTTCAAGGGGACGGGCTCGACCATCTCCTGGTCCGGCGAACACGCGGTGGAGATCAAGTCGACCTCCGAGGAGCGCGCCAAGGCCGCGCTCGACGTGTTCAAGGACAAGCTGGTCAAGCGGGGCGTCTCCCTGAAGGTTCTGGACGCTCCCGACGAACCGAGGGTGTCGGGCAAGGAGTACCGCCTGCCGATCGCGCTCAAGGAGGGCATCAGCTCCGAGAACGCCAAGAAGATCTCCAAGATGATCCGGGACGAGTTCCCCAAGGGCGTCAAGGCGCAGATCCAGGGCGACGAACTGCGGGTCAGCTCCAAGAAGAAGGACGACCTCCAGGCGGTCATCACCATGCTGAAGAACAGCGACCTGGACGTGGCACTGCAGTTCGTGAACTTCCGGTAGGGGTCCGGGCCGTCCCGGCCCCGGGCGGAGGGCGTCCAGGAGTGCCCCGCCGTCGGCCCGTGCCCCGGAGTTCCTCTCGCCAGGCCCTCGGCTCTCACCGGTTCCCCGGCCCCGGGGAGGCCGGATCAGTCGCGGCGCCACCGTTCGGCCAGGGCCTGCAGGCGCCGGACGCGCTCGCGGGTGGGCGGATGGACGGCGAAGAGCCGTCCCGC is a genomic window containing:
- a CDS encoding YajQ family cyclic di-GMP-binding protein, with protein sequence MAAESSFDIVSKLDRQEVDNAVNQTGRELSQRFDFKGTGSTISWSGEHAVEIKSTSEERAKAALDVFKDKLVKRGVSLKVLDAPDEPRVSGKEYRLPIALKEGISSENAKKISKMIRDEFPKGVKAQIQGDELRVSSKKKDDLQAVITMLKNSDLDVALQFVNFR
- a CDS encoding TetR family transcriptional regulator: MAEVDERSGLSLRARKQLRTRDAIVEAAMGLFAERGFEAVTVNEIAERAEVGRTTFFRYFTDKQEVLFAEDGVLLDALTAEIERAASPLAPIGDSLEDSLAVAHAGVREVAARIARSEWKSVRERLIRDNPALTARNLLKEQRYVQTATDLLTRYGATPETATLAVGTAVACYRTALVAAESGRTGLTEAMEAAFRRITAARPTG
- a CDS encoding SDR family NAD(P)-dependent oxidoreductase: MNATRSVLVTGASSGLGRHAAADLAKAGWHVVLGCRDVQRGADAAAWIRGRHPDASLEVLEMDLASLASVRSAAPRLASADRPPLHAVVCNAGVQVVDGIRRSADGHELTFATNHLGHFLLVRLLLDHIAEPGRVVFVASNTHLGPEHSYGFPGPVWADPIRLADPERSPVDGSPKGGRQRYATSKLANVYTTYELARRLGERRITANAFDPGLMPQTGLSRDYPPLLRRIYLALAPVMIRLLSRAYSVEDAASALAWLVDSPEPAEVTGGYFVLRRQQPSSPESYDQERAAELWRASEELTGVRV